AACTTATTCTTAGATCTTAATACTAATATGGATTAAGTTGAACAATTGCTAAACCAGGTGTATTGTCACATTTATAACTGAGTTCTGCATTTAGCCCTGAACAAGACCCACCATTAAATGTAATTAATCTAACAGAAGAGGTAATAGGACCTCCTGCAACACAATTTTGAGTTGATGAGCCCGTGTTCGCGCAATCTGAATTATCTACAATAAAGAGATTATTATTATAAAATACCCTCGCTGCAATGAATTCAGTTCCCAAAGGAGCATTTAAAGTCACAGTACCACCACCAGGTACGATTTGAGGAATTTCAGAATCAAAATTACAGTTGCTAGAATTATGAACAATTCCTTTTAGTTCAACTTGACAACTTGAGCCATTTGTGAATGTAAGTTGTGTATCCTGAGCCATTGAAAGCCCAAAACATATAATAGCTAATAGTAGAGTAAATCTTTTCATATTTAATTTGTTTATATATAAATATAGCAAATTTATTTTATTCATTCCTCCTCTTTTATTTCTATAAAATTTCCAGACTCGTCGAAGTGCTTCATAAACGGGTCCTCTTCTTCTTTGTATTGTGGCTTCTGCCAAGAATAAATAAGGTCTGAATCGGCTTTTACATTGATCAAAGATGCTATAAGAAGTCCTGAAATGAATCCAGACAGATGTCCTTCCCAAGACATTCCGACTCTTATAGGCAAGACATACCACACCATACTGCCGTAGAAAAAGATCACCACCAGACTTAAGGCCACCAATTTAAAACGGCGCATAAACAAGCCTTTAAAGATCAAAAAGGAGGCAAGCATATAGATGATCCCACTGGCACCTATATGATAGGAGTTTCTACCTATCAACCACGTACAAATTCCTGTCAGTATCAAACCATAGATGAATATGTGCAACGCATCTTTACGATAGAAAACGCGTAGTCCAGTGATCAAACACAAGGCAGGGATCGTATTGCTCCATAGATGATTTAAGTCTCCGTGTAGAAAGGGAGAAAACAACACACCTCTCAACCCTTCCCAAGTTCTTGGTAAAATACCAAAATCATTGAATCTGGATTGGAAAACAAATTCTACAAAAAAGACCAGCCACATTAGACTTATGAATATTAATCCTGGCCTTACAGATTCAAAAATGCGTTGTTTAAATGATTTTTGCACGCAACTATGAATCAAAAGAGAAGCCAACTGATTAAATCCTCGAGTTGTATGACAAAACTTCTACTTTTGTGCCAGCTATGGAAAACACACCTCTCGCAGAACGCCTAAGACCCCAAGATTTAACGCAGTACCTCAGCCAGGAACATCTTGTAGGGGAAAACGGTACCCTCAAAAATTTGATCCTTCAGGGAAACGTGCCGTCCCTTATTCTTTGGGGCCTCCTGGAACTGGAAAAACCACGCTCGCACAGATTATTGCAAATCACAGCAAGCGTCCATTTTTTTCATTGAGCGCAATCAATAGCGGCGTTAAAGACATCCGTGAGGTGATTGACAAAGCCAAAACGGCAAATGGTCTCTTCACCGCAAAAAGTCCCATACTTTTCATTGATGAGATCCACCGTTTCAGTAAATCTCAGCAGGACTCTCTTCTTGGAGCTGTAGAACGTGGCTGGGTGACCTTGATAGGCGCCACTACCGAGAACCCGAGTTTTGAGGTCATTCCGGCGCTTTTGTCTAGATGTCAGGTTTATATTCTTGACGCTTTCGCGAAAGCGGACCTCATCAAACTACTTGAGAAGGCCATCAAAGACGATCCCATCATCTCTAAAAAGCAAATCGAGCTCAAGGAGACCAATGTACTATTGAGAATAAGTGGTGGTGACGCCCGTAAGCTTTTAAACACTTTTGAACTTATTATAAACGGAATAGAAGATCATAAGGTGATCATAACTGATGAACTGGTCAACAAAATGGTCTCTGCTAACCCAGCTCGCTATGACAAAACTGGAGAACAACATTATGACATCATAAGCGCGTTTATCAAGTCTATAAGGGGAAGTGATCCTAATGCAGCCGTTTACTGGCTAGCACGCATGATTGAAGGTGGCGAGGATTTGAAATTTATTGCGCGTCGCATGTTGATTCTTGCTAGTGAAGATATAGGGAACGCAAACCCTACAGCGCTTATTATGGCAAATAATACGTTTCAAGCCGTTTCCACCATAGGATATCCAGAATCAAGAATTATCTTGAGTCAATGTGCCGTTTATCTAGCGACCTCGATAAAAAGTAACAGCAGCTACCTCGCCATAGGAAAGGCGCAGCAACTTGTGAAGCAAACTGGCGATCTATCAGTGCCGCTGGGATTAAGAAATGCCCCTACAAAATTGATGAAAGAACTGGGTTATGGTGAAACCTACAAATACGCTCATGACTACGAGGGTAACTTTGCCCACTACGATTTCCTTCCAAAGGAAATAAGTAAAACCCTTTTATATGAACCTGGCAAAAACCCAAGAGAACAATCCCAACGCGAGTTCCTACAGCGCAGATGGAAAGATCATTACGATTATTAAGAGAAAAACTTTTTGATTTCTGCGAGAGTTTTGACCCTATAAGCTTCCAGGTCAGTAGGTTTATGAATGTCGAAGTAAATTGTTTTCATACCTACTTTTTGAGCCCCTAAAATATCTGCTTCAAAACTATCTCCTATCATCACACTTTCATTTGGTCTAGCCCCCACCCGATTCATGGCGTCGTGAAAAATTTGAGGATCTGGCTTTTTTATACCAGCCTCTTCGGCGGTGAGTGTCAATCCAAAATATGTATCTAACCCAGAACGCTCCATCTTTTGTTGCTGTACCTCGCGAAATCCATTTGTAATACAATGGAGTTCATAATTCTGAGACAAATCATCTAACAAGTCAATACATCCTTCAAACAAATGATTGTAATTAGGCAAATAGGATATATATAAATCTGCAAAGAGATCAATCTGTTCACGGGTAACTGTATAATTACAGGCATCAAAGGCACTTTTAAGCCTATGAAATCGCAAATGCTCCTTCCCGATCTCATTGTTGCGGTACATACGCCAGTATTCTAAATTAAGTGGCTCGTAAATCGCAATAAATTGATCCAGATCAAGTGTTACGCCTTGCTCCTCAAAAATTTGACGATAAGCAAGTTTACTGTTGAGGTCAAAATCCCATAACGTATGATCTAAATCAAAAAAGAGGTATTTGGCATTTTTAAACTTCATAATCTAGGATTTGTTCTAAAATCGTAGTGGTGTGTGTGGATTTACCATTATCAAATTGCGCGTAGTCAAATTGCACGATAAAATTACCATGTGCTCTTTTTACCACATCAAAAAGCTGACTGACAACTATGCGCTGTCCGTTAAGAGTTCTACCAGAGATGCTTTTGTAATGTAACGCATAAGGGTGAATCAACAGTGGCGTCTGTATTTCATAATCCAGATCATAAAAGTAGAAAGGATTACAGGTGCTCGCTCTGAATCCCGGCACGGAATCGTATCCCATACTGTAATCCTCTTTGTACTCAACGTCTACAAGTTCCCTGTAATAGTTGGGCATATCTATACTGGATCTGGCGATCATGACTTTTTTAAGAGGTCTCTTGAAATGATCTTCAAAGATTTTAGTCTCATTAGTAATGTTTTCCTTATCAGGCTCTTTAGAATATCTAAGGCCAACTCTCACATAATCTGCCACGTATTTTGCCAACTCTATCAACCATTTGTTATGATCAAAGTTTCCATAATCCTTACTAGAAACATTGAAAAAGAACATCATTTTTTTGAGGCCTAGGACCTCATGATTTTCTTTTGTTTTGTCCTTGTATAGAGATATAAGTCTACGTTCGTTTTTGTAGGGATCAGGAATTAGTCCAGTAATAGCGTAAAATTGTCTTAAAAGCGTCGCCCATTTAAAATTACTGATAGAATCCCACGCCATGGCAATATTAGCAGCCAGGCCCAAGCCCTGATATTTTCTCAACCGGTCGACTTCAAGATTTACGGTAATTTTTGCAGGCGCTGGTTGTATGTCAGTGAGTTTAGGATAGATTTCCTTTAACTCACAATAAAGTCGCTCGCACCACAAATCAATTAATGGAAGATCAACAAAACCCGCTTTTACAGCAATGGATTCTTGAGCGTCGTATCTGCCTTCTTCATCTTTTACCTGTGGTAAATACTCTTCATACCTGGTAATTAGAAAAAATGCCGCTGAGAAAAGGTCAAAAGGAATACTGCTGCTTTTAGGTGCCGGGAAAATCGCTGGAAGATCATCCCACTTACAGGAATTTACATCGTGAAGTTCTATACCGAGCTCATCCAGCAATCCCATACTCCAGACAAACATTTCATTCCCTAACGGCTTGAGTCCATAAGACATTTTTGCGTCTTCATGTCCTACAAACTTTTGTATGTCTGTCGTGAGCTCATAGGGCTGATTCAGCAACCTTTTGAAGATATGCTTGAAAATATAGTCTTTGCGCGATGTGATTTTTGCGGTATAGATTAAGATCATAGCATATTTTCATCTGCAAAGCTGTAGTAGCCTCTTTGAGTAACAATGAGATGATCCAGGACGCGTATATCCATGGTTTTACCGGCATTGACAATCTTCTGGGTGATCTGAATATCTTGGTTGCTAGGCTTTAAAGTACCACTGGGATGGTTATGAAAGAGCATCAACGCTACTGCTCCACTGAACAAAGCCTCTTGATAGATCATCCTTACATCTACCAGTGTTCCCGTGAAACCGCCTTTGCTAATTTGTTTTTTACCTAAAACTTTATGAGAATTATCCATCAACAAGACCCAAAACTCCTCGTGAGCCAACTCACCCAAAACCGGTTGCATTATCGTATAGCCATCATGACTGCAAGCGATTTTTGAAACACTCAAAGGAGTTTCCATCGCCCTGCGACGTCCCAACTCCATTGCAGCGGCAATGGTGATGGCTTTTGCCTCACCTATTCCCTTGTAGGACATGAGTTGTTTTAAACTTGTTTTACCTAAAGCATCAAGAGAGTTTGAAACATTTTTCAAAATCAATCGACTTAATTCCACGGCACTCATCTTGCGAGTACCACTACCTATTAAAATGGCAATTAATTCTGCCTCACTTAAGGCAGAACTGCCTTTCTGTAAAAGCTTCTCGCGCGGTCGATCATTCTCAGACCAGTCTTTAATGGAAAAATAATCTGCATCTTGCGACATAAGGGCAAGATAAAACATAAACGCTTTAAAAGTGCCTAGCGCACAAAAACAGGTTGATTGCTTTTTTCTGTATATTTTTCTGAGAACGCATAACCGTCTTCAGCAAAGTTCAAAATAGCTTTCTTATTCTGAGCTTTATTGTCCACTAGGTAACGCGCCATGCTTCCTCTCGCTTTTTTGGCATAAAAGGCGATTACTTTCAGTTTGCCATTCTTGAAATCTTTAAATACCGGCTCGATCAATTCCCCTTTCAGTTTTTTCTTGTCGATTGCCTTGAAGTATTCCTTGCTGGCTAGATTAACGACCAGCTCGTTCTTTTTCAGTTCCTTGTTGAGCGTTTCTGTAAGTTGGTCACGCCAGTAGGCATATAAATTTTTCTTTTGACCTATCGCAACTTTGGTGCCCATTTCAAGTCTATAAGGCTGGATCAGATCCAGTGGCTTCAACATACCATAAAGGCCTGATAAAATTCTGATTTGCTGCTGTGCGGTTTTAATCTGCTCGTCAGTCATGGTGTAGGCATCCAGACCGCTGTACACATCTCCATCAAAAGCAAAAAGTGCCGGCCGGGAATTGTTATCCGTAAAATCCATACTGAAATCAGAAAACCGAGCATAATTAAGCGCTGCCAGATTCTCGCTAATTCCCATAAGTTCCGCGAGTTCCTTTTGCGACATTTTTTTCATCACGCCGTGGATCTCCTTGATACCATCTTTGAATTGCGGTTGGGTAGATTTAGGAGTAGGTAGTGCAGAACTGTAATCTAAAGACTTAGCTGGCGAGAGCAATATTTTCATGATAGGTTTTATGCAAAAATAGCGTGCAAGCTCCTTGCTTTCTCTAAAATCTAGTTAAGGCTAAATTTTGAGCTGGTGATTCTTTGATATCTCGCTTTCGCGAAAGCGTAAACTCAACAAACCTCTTCTCTATAATAATCGATTCAAGATCCCGAGAGGCTATTTGAGGCGTAGGACCTCCATTTTTCAATACACCGAAGCATGTCTTCTGGAATGGGCGACTCAAAAGACATTCGCTCGCCTGTGTGTGGATGCTGAAAACCCAAGGTTCTCGCATGCAGTGCCTGACGAGGCAGTATTTTAAAGCAATTATCCACAAATTGCTTGTATTTAGTAAAGTTAGTCCCCTTTAAAATGTGATCACCGCCGTAGCGCTCATCGTTGAATAAGGTATGACCTATGTGCTTCATGTGCACCCTGATCTGGTGGGTGCGACCGGTTTCCAACTTGCATTTTACCAATGTCACATAACCCAAATCCTCAATTACCTCGTAATGGGTTACAGCCGGCTTTCCTTTGTCAGCGTCATCGCCGCTCCATACCGTGTTTTGCAACCTGTTTTTGGGGTGCCTGCCGATATTTCCCTCTACGGTTCCTTGTTTTTCATCAAATGAACCCCAAACGATCGCGATATATTCTCGCTCGCTGGTTTTATTAGCAAACTGATCAGAGAGATGCGCCATGGCGTGCTCAGTTTTTGCGATGACTAGAAGGCCGCTGGTATCTTTATCTATACGATGTACCAGCCCAGGTCGATCGCTACTGTTATTGGGTAAATTTTCAAAATGGTGAATCAGAGCGTTGATCAAAGTTCCCGTATAGTTCCCATGACCGGGATGCACCACCATGCCAGCAGGTTTGTCTACGATCACAAGATGATCATCTTCATAAATGATGTTCAACGGGATATCTTCAGCAATCAGTAGATTCTCATGCGGCGGATGCTCTAAAAGCACACGTACCTCATCGCCAGCTTTCACTTTATGGTTGGACTTTACCACTTCTCCATTCACCCAAACAGCGCCATTTTTTATATTCTGCTGGATTTTGCTGCGCGTTGCGTTCTCAATAAAGTTCATTAAAAACTTATCTACGCGTAGCGGTTTCTGGCTTTCGCCGGCGGTGAACTTATAATGCTCGTGAAGGCTATTATTTTCTGGGCGTAATTTTGGGGAGAACTCTTCACTCATCGTTATCCATTCCTATTCCTGAATCTCGATCCATACTCCCTTGACGATTAGGGTTACCATCTCCTAAGACCAGATCTATTTTTGATGTTTTCTTGAGTTTTTCCCCTGGTTTCACTTCTCTACCTTTATACTTCATTTCCAAGACCATATCTAGCGATACATCAGGCTTGTAAATTATTTCACCTACTTGCAAGCCTAAGGCTTCTAAAGTAGGAACTGCTTGCCTTTTAGTTTTAAAAACAAGATTAGGAACTACGACTAGACCGTATCCGCTTGCGTTGATTTTTATGTAAATCTGTCTATTTTCCTTCACAAAGGTATCTGCCGCTGGATCTTGCTCAATGACCGTACGTGGCGGATAATCTGGATTGTAGCTGGAGCTGTCTATAATCTTGCGGCGCAAATCCAGTTCTTCTAGTTTTTCATCTACCTCACTCAGCGTCATACGTTCTAAATATGGTACTTCAATACGCTGGTCATGATTAGTATACCACCCCAACCAAAACAGGTAGACAAAACAAAGAACCACCACCAGAACAATGGCGAGAGCCACCTGAATCCAGAATGTCTTGGTAAACATGAATCTAAAGAAATTCATAACTATACTGAGCTTAAATACCTATATAATCAGTTAGATTGTAGGTAAAATTAATTTTCAAAGATACTAATAGTACTCTACCTTGTGGAGTCAACTTCACTAACTTTGTCTTATCACCTAAACTAAAGGTACATGAAAAATATTGCCATACTCATGGGTGGATATTCCAGCGAGTGTGAAATAAGCTTGCGCAGTGGCGCTGTAGTTACAGAAGCGCTCGATAAATCCCTTTACAATTGCTATCCTATTTCTATTGTGAAGGAGGGATGGTTCTACACCTCTAGTAATGGCGAGAAACATTATATTGATAAGAATGATTTTAGCATCACCCTGAATGGTGAAAAAATAACATTTGATTGCTGTTATAACACTATTCATGGTACGCCAGGTGAAGACGGTAAACTTCAAGCCTATCTGGAGTTGCTGGGCCTTCCACAAACTTCGTGCGATTCTTATGAAAGCGCCATCACCTTTAACAAACGGGATTGTATCGCGGTTTTGAAACCATGGGATATCAAAACAGGTGATCATATCTACATCAATAAAAATGATGAAATCGACCTTGACAAAATTGTCGACCGTGTAGGTTTGCCTTGTTTTGTGAAGGCAAATCGCAGTGGTAGTAGCTACGGTGTTTCAAAAGTCTACAGTGAAGAAGAAATGCAAGACGCCCTAGATTTTGCCTTTCAGGTAGATCATCAAATTATCATTGAATCTTTTCTGGAAGGAAAAGAGGTTTCAGTTGCCGTTTATAAAATAGGTGACGAAATCAAAAGCTTCCCTCCTACTGAAATCGTAACTGAAAATGATTTTTTTGATTACGAAGCTAAGTACGAAGGAAAAAGTAAGGAAATCACACCTGCTCGTATCTCTGAACGTGAACTTAAAAAGCTTCAGGAAATCAGCAAGAAGGTTTATCAAGTTCTAGAATTAAAAGGTATCGCTCGAGCTGACTTTATCTATCACAGAGGCAGACCTCACTTTATTGAAATGAATACCAATCCCGGTATGAGCAAGGAGAGTATCGTTCCACAACAGGTTGCCGCCGCAGGCTTTTCTCTTACCCAGATCCTAACCGAGGTTATTGAAGATTGCATCAAAAGAAACAAATCATGAAGAAAGCTGTTTTCCCAGGAAGTTTTGACCCCATAACTCTAGGCCATTTTGACATTATCGAGCGCGGGTTGGGGTTGTTTGATGAGATCATCATTGCCATAGGTGTGAATGCTGAGAAGAAGTATATGTTTGATTTGGACTTACGCAAATCATTTATAGAAGAAGCCTTTATCAACGAGCCTAAAATAAAAGTGATGACTTATGAAGGCTTGACTATAGACTTCTGTCAGCAGAACGGTGCACAATTTATTTTGAGAGGACTGCGCAATCCAGCCGATTTTGAATTTGAGAAAGCTATTGCGCATACAAATCGCAAGCTTTCTCAAATAGAAACTGTTTTCTTGCTCACCAGTTCTGGAAAAAGTTACATTTCCTCATCCATCGTGAGAGATGTGATCAGAAATAATGGAGATTATACAGGTCTGGTACCACCTACTGTAAGAGTTTGAACTCAAACCAGCCCAGATTTGAATTTCTTTAAACACCAAACCTTGACAAAATGACTCGTTATTTATTACTACTTTTTGCTCTGACCTTATTTTCATGCGGCAAGGAGGAATCAAGTGATGTTTTTATACCTGCCGGTGGGGATGAAGGCAAAGAGTTCATCACTCCATTTGAAAAAGGTAACGGCAACCAGACTGCTACTTATGAAGAGACCATTTCTTTCTATCAAAGGCTTGCCGATAACTTTTCCACCGTAAAAATTGAAGAAATAGGAATTACTGACAGTGGAAAACCTCTCCATCTGATCACTTATTCTAAAAATGCAGTCGACTGGGAGCAGCCCTATGAAGATCGCATAAAAATTCTGGTGAATAATGGCATACATCC
This genomic interval from Nonlabens spongiae contains the following:
- a CDS encoding rhomboid family intramembrane serine protease, producing the protein MQKSFKQRIFESVRPGLIFISLMWLVFFVEFVFQSRFNDFGILPRTWEGLRGVLFSPFLHGDLNHLWSNTIPALCLITGLRVFYRKDALHIFIYGLILTGICTWLIGRNSYHIGASGIIYMLASFLIFKGLFMRRFKLVALSLVVIFFYGSMVWYVLPIRVGMSWEGHLSGFISGLLIASLINVKADSDLIYSWQKPQYKEEEDPFMKHFDESGNFIEIKEEE
- a CDS encoding YjjG family noncanonical pyrimidine nucleotidase gives rise to the protein MKFKNAKYLFFDLDHTLWDFDLNSKLAYRQIFEEQGVTLDLDQFIAIYEPLNLEYWRMYRNNEIGKEHLRFHRLKSAFDACNYTVTREQIDLFADLYISYLPNYNHLFEGCIDLLDDLSQNYELHCITNGFREVQQQKMERSGLDTYFGLTLTAEEAGIKKPDPQIFHDAMNRVGARPNESVMIGDSFEADILGAQKVGMKTIYFDIHKPTDLEAYRVKTLAEIKKFFS
- a CDS encoding DUF7033 domain-containing protein, with product MILIYTAKITSRKDYIFKHIFKRLLNQPYELTTDIQKFVGHEDAKMSYGLKPLGNEMFVWSMGLLDELGIELHDVNSCKWDDLPAIFPAPKSSSIPFDLFSAAFFLITRYEEYLPQVKDEEGRYDAQESIAVKAGFVDLPLIDLWCERLYCELKEIYPKLTDIQPAPAKITVNLEVDRLRKYQGLGLAANIAMAWDSISNFKWATLLRQFYAITGLIPDPYKNERRLISLYKDKTKENHEVLGLKKMMFFFNVSSKDYGNFDHNKWLIELAKYVADYVRVGLRYSKEPDKENITNETKIFEDHFKRPLKKVMIARSSIDMPNYYRELVDVEYKEDYSMGYDSVPGFRASTCNPFYFYDLDYEIQTPLLIHPYALHYKSISGRTLNGQRIVVSQLFDVVKRAHGNFIVQFDYAQFDNGKSTHTTTILEQILDYEV
- the radC gene encoding RadC family protein, coding for MSQDADYFSIKDWSENDRPREKLLQKGSSALSEAELIAILIGSGTRKMSAVELSRLILKNVSNSLDALGKTSLKQLMSYKGIGEAKAITIAAAMELGRRRAMETPLSVSKIACSHDGYTIMQPVLGELAHEEFWVLLMDNSHKVLGKKQISKGGFTGTLVDVRMIYQEALFSGAVALMLFHNHPSGTLKPSNQDIQITQKIVNAGKTMDIRVLDHLIVTQRGYYSFADENML
- the yaaA gene encoding peroxide stress protein YaaA, which encodes MKILLSPAKSLDYSSALPTPKSTQPQFKDGIKEIHGVMKKMSQKELAELMGISENLAALNYARFSDFSMDFTDNNSRPALFAFDGDVYSGLDAYTMTDEQIKTAQQQIRILSGLYGMLKPLDLIQPYRLEMGTKVAIGQKKNLYAYWRDQLTETLNKELKKNELVVNLASKEYFKAIDKKKLKGELIEPVFKDFKNGKLKVIAFYAKKARGSMARYLVDNKAQNKKAILNFAEDGYAFSEKYTEKSNQPVFVR
- a CDS encoding RluA family pseudouridine synthase; this translates as MSEEFSPKLRPENNSLHEHYKFTAGESQKPLRVDKFLMNFIENATRSKIQQNIKNGAVWVNGEVVKSNHKVKAGDEVRVLLEHPPHENLLIAEDIPLNIIYEDDHLVIVDKPAGMVVHPGHGNYTGTLINALIHHFENLPNNSSDRPGLVHRIDKDTSGLLVIAKTEHAMAHLSDQFANKTSEREYIAIVWGSFDEKQGTVEGNIGRHPKNRLQNTVWSGDDADKGKPAVTHYEVIEDLGYVTLVKCKLETGRTHQIRVHMKHIGHTLFNDERYGGDHILKGTNFTKYKQFVDNCFKILPRQALHARTLGFQHPHTGERMSFESPIPEDMLRCIEKWRSYASNSLSGS
- a CDS encoding PASTA domain-containing protein, whose product is MNFFRFMFTKTFWIQVALAIVLVVVLCFVYLFWLGWYTNHDQRIEVPYLERMTLSEVDEKLEELDLRRKIIDSSSYNPDYPPRTVIEQDPAADTFVKENRQIYIKINASGYGLVVVPNLVFKTKRQAVPTLEALGLQVGEIIYKPDVSLDMVLEMKYKGREVKPGEKLKKTSKIDLVLGDGNPNRQGSMDRDSGIGMDNDE
- a CDS encoding D-alanine--D-alanine ligase, whose translation is MKNIAILMGGYSSECEISLRSGAVVTEALDKSLYNCYPISIVKEGWFYTSSNGEKHYIDKNDFSITLNGEKITFDCCYNTIHGTPGEDGKLQAYLELLGLPQTSCDSYESAITFNKRDCIAVLKPWDIKTGDHIYINKNDEIDLDKIVDRVGLPCFVKANRSGSSYGVSKVYSEEEMQDALDFAFQVDHQIIIESFLEGKEVSVAVYKIGDEIKSFPPTEIVTENDFFDYEAKYEGKSKEITPARISERELKKLQEISKKVYQVLELKGIARADFIYHRGRPHFIEMNTNPGMSKESIVPQQVAAAGFSLTQILTEVIEDCIKRNKS
- the coaD gene encoding pantetheine-phosphate adenylyltransferase — encoded protein: MKKAVFPGSFDPITLGHFDIIERGLGLFDEIIIAIGVNAEKKYMFDLDLRKSFIEEAFINEPKIKVMTYEGLTIDFCQQNGAQFILRGLRNPADFEFEKAIAHTNRKLSQIETVFLLTSSGKSYISSSIVRDVIRNNGDYTGLVPPTVRV